One window of the Etheostoma spectabile isolate EspeVRDwgs_2016 chromosome 16, UIUC_Espe_1.0, whole genome shotgun sequence genome contains the following:
- the ptpn13 gene encoding tyrosine-protein phosphatase non-receptor type 13 isoform X2 codes for MHVSLAEALEVRGGPLQEEEVWAVLSQSAESLQELFHKDPTAMGFIISPWSLLLMPSGNISFTDEYVTQQDLRAFTAPEVLEGVSLTSISDIEKMHMYSLGMTLFWGADYEIPQSQPMKLGEHLNSLLLNMCDDVTLSRMSLRTVLDICSKHIRNSSCDPPFSYIRKLVRLVLGSLSQLDGLLTDRESLPERSKEIRERLRGKGLPSGRSAAPRVLERYKARSQEQTSLNRGLSRSMGSLPIQDLLKGDDGAALQYSPSDYYPNSESPTEFYPNPPSLKHQHSYPYLHPLHPQQKGRPVELDRRSLAFHSGDIGPSHARKNWASSVDLAYIDPEALRFGALEDARRGSSAISTHSIGRRKSPLQVSRERESHFSEFGGLKSRKPHHHSALSVGSGLTGAYDRIKEKQRKLQVLRQAVDDPVHTHQRYLSDYSSSSESPSVASSDPDYRQAKKPGEVRKYSSQLALSSEHDAPSLTSHNTHRLYEGAADEGLVGAELLLQRQEEEVQRLQAHLASRLSRANLYPTDDPLALTRTSMLDLRDPLHTSSVPLRKPKNFHGPEFVKMASEPCVALSVPSSIMKRGKLEEVQRKVGVVLLSGQKLELSCDIKAVCKDVLDMVVAHIGLVEHHLFSLAYLRDSEFFFVDPDAKLSKVAPEGWKEDPKKRKSDVPFNLFLRIKFFLDDVNLIQHAMTKHQYYLQLRKDILEERMRCDTENAMLFASLALQAEFSDYQPELHGKTYFRLEHYLPVSVLEKVDQTTIKEELPKLHSNYYGASDSEAEFEFLKVSQRLTEYGVHFHRVLPEKRSQTGIMLGVYSKGVLIFEVLNGNRTPVLRFPWRETKKISFIKKKICLQNTSDGIKHLFQTDSNKTCQYLLQLCSDQHKFHLQTKARQNNQELQELENCPLSSLQYSLDARSGSTVGRTLSSGSLAPSLSTRSNPDHLKRISYSELALHKAPSGPILVQDELHFPGFNPVASTVFSNPRVMSRSHHNLGQMPESPEHRVAESHRGQSHSGLSQVQPNQVSPRFQQHQRASSDTDSLSHQQDKSFGTASYSNPAWNLSRSKKESDSSSTEDTGQAYVVGVSMHSSSGPPSTPASVNDSLKKKLIALPSPEREISTVNLKKDVKYGLGFQVVGAENSGCMDPGTIISSITPGGPADVNGCLKPGDRLISVNDVSLEGLSHATTIDILQNAPDDVTLVVLQPKERLYKESSSGSVPYQAKSALKALNSSQRRELDFDTSSEEQVGTGTPSPPLHSAGTPSSTSSPVHQHTSLSSQDSRTSSGAKVSAPPANGVQHCLERATAAATAAVTSATSAQRHRAEPNVGLDPAPPALPPKTRKAKVSEAPKVSEHSDWGDSDMDEETYSSSQEKLKVKKEYIMENVNGNAPGVNSLSPGELFDVELSKKDSSLGISVTVLFGKGGVNTTVRHGGIYVKAIIPKGAAELDGRIHKGDRVVAVNGKTLEGATHQQAVEALRDTGQTVHLLLEKGHPLADSAHAPLTPQCTQLTAGSDQDQTKYKKQPLDVKEKPEYSFVTQDNTFEVCLLKNTSGLGFSFSREENIPDEPPSSSMVRVKKLFPGQPAAESARINVGDIILRVNQTPLKGLSQHEVISALRGTGQEVTLLLCRPEYGLLPEMDTSALTPIPSPRKMQVAPAESSLSFDSATSLPGTQGKRSQGPVQDALERLLLKSPGRHNSYSDSTDGDGDGDEEVEEAFSPSPVEHSRQTWERSVYHTPSNNLGLGRYESTCQLDDTINSAFYSPNLSMTQSDLSKRSLSSPLTDDLESSLAAPSPDPLPPPLPLPLNLTASGNGHDMEEFVPEVELKVSLVKSEKGSLGFTLTKGNDLGCYIHDIVQDPARGDGRLRPGDRMIMVNNTDVSNMGHTEVVNLVRAAPCVVDLVVGRVLETPKPPIEAHLLPDISFKGTQEPLGLVLDGGSDSVYNVLFVKDILPGSMAFEEGSLKALDLIHYINGAPTQDLTLSESTRLLELYLDNLTLKATRDGKPVSPGQKSVSFLNNNISPNVSSSMNGFLKGEEPRDTECLAALCPLEEEIIKLDLEKLQSGGLGFSVIGGERGIFVKSITPGGIAETSAKLQVGDRLLKVNEELMTGVSHTKAVTTIRKAKGLVHLIVSRPPDQNPNTYLAYLPINSDKCNGNTDLSEDSGAKTKLFTLHDELKSGGFPPIPPIDYEDDPLGQKRETEHSAELSEDTDCDGSSLPEDSPESSRKVEWQEENVDDPRNENYLQMSAGQPEEDEITWGSDELPIENMNSESDGAIITEDELTTLPLVKVVPDGQYTGPKLNTVVRMMRGLLEQKVPLQEFENLQNLQPLDDCLIGQTKENKKKNRYKNIVPFDTTRVVLGKDGGYINANFIKMSVKDENYMYIACQGPLPTTLGDFWQMVWEQKSNVIAMMTQEVEGGKVKCQRYWPDTPRTAEMVDDRLQITLIKDQHLDNFAIRLIEVKDVQTSEIQHVTHLNYTGWPDHGTPSQPEQLLTFISYMRHVHRSGPIITHCSAGIGRSGTLICIDVVLGLISKDADFDISDVVRNMRLQRQGMVQTEDQYIFCYQVILYVLRCLQAEENISG; via the exons GGAGGAGTGCCGCCCCCAGGGTTCTGGAGCGCTACAAAGCCAGGAGTCAGGAGCAGACATCTCTTAACCGGGGCCTTAGTCGTTCCATGGGATCTTTGCCAATCCAGGACCTGTTGAAGGGGGATGATGGGGCAGCCTTACAGTATTCCCCATCTGACTATTACCCTAACTCTGAATCCCCTACAGAATTCTACCCGAATCCCCCATCACTCAAGCACCAGCACTCCTATCCCTATCTGCATCCCCTTCACCCCCAGCAAAAGGGCCGGCCTGTAGAACTGGACCGGAGGTCTTTAGCCTTCCACAGTGGGGACATAGGCCCTAGTCATGCAAGGAAAAACTGGGCTTCCTCTGTGGACTTGGCTTACATTGACCCAGAGGCTCTTCGTTTTGGGGCTTTGGAGGATGCACGGAGGGGCAGCAGCGCCATAAGTACCCACTCTATAGGCAGGCGCAAATCGCCCCTGCAGGTGTCCAGGGAGAGGGAGTCTCACTTTTCTGAGTTTGGTGGGCTGAAGAGTAGGAAGCCTCATCACCACTCAGCCCTGTCGGTAGGCTCGGGCCTCACTGGCGCCTATGACAGGATAAaggagaagcagaggaaactTCAGGTGCTAAGACAAGCAGTGGATG ACCCAGTCCACACCCACCAGAGGTACCTCAGCGATTACAGTTCATCCAGCGAAAGCCCCTCTGTGGCCTCCTCTGATCCAGACTACAGACAAG CTAAGAAACCAGGCGAGGTGAGGAAGTATAGCTCCCAGCTGGCACTTTCCTCTGAACATGATGCCCCCTCGCTGACaagtcacaacacacacag GCTGTATGAGGGGGCAGCCGATGAAGGTCTGGTCGGAGCAGAGCTGCTCCTGCagaggcaggaggaggaggtgcaGCGGCTCCAGGCCCACCTGGCCAGCAGGCTGTCCAGGGCCAACCTCTACCCCACAGACGACCCCCTTGCCCTAACTCGAACTTCCATGCTTGACCTTCGAGACCCCCTTCACACCTCTTCTGTGCCACTTCGCAAACCCAAG AACTTCCACGGGCCTGAGTTTGTGAAGATGGCGAGTGAGCCCTGTGTTGCTTTATCTGTTCCCTCTTCAATAATG AAACGTGGTAAGTTGGAGGAAGTGCAGAGGAAGGTTGGTGTGGTGCTGCTGAGTGGCCAAAAGCTTGAGCTGAGCTGTGACATCAAGGCAGTTTGTAAAGACGTTCTTGACATGGTGGTTGCCCACATCGGGCTTGTGGAGCACCATCTCTTCAGCCTAGCCTACCTCAGAG atagtgAGTTTTTCTTCGTTGATCCTGATGCCAAACTGTCAAAAGTGGCCCCAGAGGGATGGAAGGAGGATCCCAAGAAGAGGAAATCTGATGTGCCTTTTAATCTTTTCTTACGCATCAAATTCTTTCTTGATGACGTCAACCTCATaca GCATGCAATGACCAAACATCAGTACTACTTACAGCTGAGAAAGGACATCTTGGAGGAGAGGATGCGCTGTGACACAGAAAATGCCATGCTGTTTGCTTCACTGGCACTGCAGGCTGAATTCAGTGACTACCAACCTGAG CTCCACGGGAAGACCTATTTCCGTCTGGAGCACTACCTCCCGGTGTCTGTCCTGGAAAAGGTAGACCAGACGACCATCAAGGAGGAGCTGCCGAAACTTCACAGCAACTACTATGGAGCATCGGACTCTGAGGCGGAGTTTGAGTTTCTCAAG GTGAGCCAGAGGCTGACGGAGTATGGTGTACATTTCCATCGGGTGCTTCCTGAGAAGCGATCCCAGACGGGCATCATGCTAGGTGTCTACTCCAAGGGCGTGCTCATCTTTGAGGTGCTTAATGGAAATCGTACCCCGGTGCTAAGGTTCCCCTGGAGGGAGACGAAAAAGATTTCCTTTATA aaaaagaagattTGCCTCCAGAACACATCAGATGGGATTAAGCACCTGTTTCAGACAGACAGCAACAAGACCTGTCAGTATCTGCTACAGCTCTGCTCTGATCAGCACAAGTTCCACCTGCAGACGAAGGCCCGCCAAAACAACCAGGAGCTTCAAGAACTAG AGAACTGCCCCTTGAGCAGTTTGCAATATTCCCTTGATGCTCGGAGTGGAAGCACAGTTGGGAGGACACTGAGCTCAGGCAGCCTCGCCCCCAGCTTATCGACGCGCTCCAACCCAGACCACCTGAAGAGGATCTCCTACTCGGAGCTGGCCCTCCACAAGGCACCATCTGGCCCAATATTGGTCCAAGATGAGCTTCACTTTCCAGGTTTCAATCCAGTGGCCTCCACAGTCTTTTCCAATCCGCGGGTAATGAGCCGCTCCCACCACAACCTCGGACAGATGCCAGAGTCTCCAGAGCACCGGGTGGCGGAGTCTCATCGTGGCCAGTCGCACAGCGGACTGAGTCAGGTACAACCCAACCAAGTGTCTCCACGTTTCCAGCAACACCAGCGAGCCAGCTCAGACACAGATTCCCTCTCGCACCAACAGGACAA ATCTTTTGGCACAGCATCCTACAGCAACCCAGCGTGGAATCTCAGCAGGTCCAAAAAAGAATCTGACTCTTCTTCCACAGAGGATACTGGCCAAGCATATGTAGTAG GTGTCAGTATGCACAGTTCCTCTGGACCACCTTCTACCCCAGCCTCTGTCAACG ATTCACTCAAGAAAAAGCTCATTGCCTTACCATCTCCAGAGAGAGAAATCTCAACGGTAAACCTGAAGAAAGATGTGAAATATGGCCTGG ggttcCAGGTTGTTGGAGCAGAGAACTCTGGCTGTATGGACCCTGGCACAATCATTAGCTCCATCACTCCTGGGGGTCCTGCTGATGTCAACGGCTGCCTAAAACCTG GTGACCGGCTGATCTCAGTGAATGATGTGAGCCTAGAAGGGCTCTCTCATGCCACCACGATTGACATCCTCCAAAATGCTCCTGATGATGTTACTCTGGTGGTGTTACAACCCAAAGAGAGGCTCTACAAAG AATCTTCTTCAGGCAGTGTTCCCTACCAAGCCAAGTCTGCATTGAAGGCACTTAACTCTAGCCAGAGACGAGAACTAGACTTTGATACCTCATCCGAGGAGCAGGTGGGAACAGGAACCCCGAGCCCTCCCCTGCACAGCGCTGGCACACCGTCATCCACCTCCTCCCCAGTCCACCAGCACACCAGTCTCAGTTCTCAGGACTCCAGGACAAGCAGTGGTGCTAAGGTCAGCGCACCCCCTGCTAATGGAGTCCAGCATTGCCTAGAAAGAGCTACAGCTGCGGCCACAGCGGCTGTCACATCTGCAACCAGTGCCCAACGTCACAGAGCAGAACCTAACGTGGGTTTGGACCCTGCGCCACCGGCTCTGCCACCCAAAACTAGAAAAGCTAAAGTGTCAGAAGCTCCCAAAGTGTCAGAGCACTCTGACTGGGGGGATTCAGACATGGATGAGGAGACGTATTCCAGTAGTCAAGAGAAACTCAAAGTCAAAAAG GAATACATCATGGAAAATGTTAATGGTAATGCCCCAGGGGTCAATAGTCTCAGTCCAGGAGAACTATTTGATGTTGAGCTGTCTAAAAAAGACAGCAGCCTGGGCATAAGTGTCACGGTACTGTTCGGCAAG GGAGGAGTCAACACAACTGTTCGACATGGAGGCATCTACGTCAAAGCCATCATACCAAAAGGAGCTGCTGAGCTTGATGGAAGGATACACAAAG GTGATCGTGTGGTAGCTGTCAATGGTAAAACTCTGGAGGGAGCCACTCATCAGCAAGCAGTGGAAGCTCTCCGAGACACTGGGCAG ACAGTGCACTTGTTGCTGGAGAAGGGCCATCCCCTTGCAGACAGTGCCCATGCTCCCCTCACGCCTCAGTGCACTCAACTAACTGCTGGCAGTGACCAAGACCAGACAAAGTATAAAAAGCAGCCACTTGATGTCAAAGAAAAACCAGAGTACAGCTTTGTTACTCAAG ACAATACGTTTGAGGTGTGTCTGCTGAAGAACACATCAGGGCTGGGCTTCAGTTTCAGTCGAGAGGAGAACATCCCTGACGAACCCCCCAGCTCTAGCATGGTGCGGGTTAAAAAACTGTTTCCTGGCCAACCAGCTGCAGAGAGCGCTCGCATCAATGTGGGCGATATCATCCTGCGGGTCAATCAGACCCCCCTTAAAGGACTCTCGCAACAT GAGGTGATATCAGCATTGCGAGGAACAGGACAGGAGGTGACTTTGCTCCTGTGTAGACCTGAATATGGGCTTCTACCTGAAATGGACACTTCAGCTTTG ACGCCCATCCCATCCCCCCGGAAGATGCAAGTTGCCCCGGCAGAGTCCAGCCTGAGCTTCGACAGTGCAACCTCTCTTCCAGGTACACAAGGCAAGAGGAGTCAGGGCCCCGTGCAGGACGCCCTGGAGAGGCTGCTGCTCAAATCCCCCGGCCGACACAACAGTTACAGCGACAGCACCGATGGGGATGGGGATGGGGATGAGGAGGTGGAAGAAGCCTTCAGCCCGAGCCCAGTGGAGCACAGCAGGCAAACTTGGGAGCGGAGTGTCTACCACACCCCCAGCAACAACCTAGGACTGGGACGCTATGAGAGCACTTGTCAGCTGGACGACACCATCAACTCAGCCTTCTACTCCCCAAACCTGTCAATGACGCAGTCGGACCTTAGCAAGAG GTCTCTTTCATCCCCCCTGACGGATGATCTGGAGTCCTCCCTCGCTGCCCCAAGCCCTGATCCCCTGCCTCCCCCACTGCCTCTGCCCTTAAACCTCACCGCGTCAGGCAATGGGCATGACATGGAGGAATTTGTCCCG GAAGTAGAGCTCAAGGTCTCCTTGGTGAAGTCCGAGAAAGGCAGCTTGGGGTTTACCCTTACTAAAGGTAATGATCTTGGATGTTACATCCATGACATCGTCCAGGATCCAGCCAGAGGAGATGGAAGGCTCAGACCCGGGGACCGGATGATTATG GTAAACAACACCGATGTGAGCAATATGGGCCACACTGAGGTGGTCAATCTTGTGCGTGCAGCCCCCTGTGTGGTTGACTTGGTGGTAGGGAGGGTCTTGGAGACTCCTAAGCCCCCCATAGAAGCCCACCTTCTGCCTGACATTAGCTTTAAGGGCACTCAAGAACCACTGG GTTTGGTACTGGACGGTGGCAGTGACAGTGTGTACAATGTCCTGTTTGTGAAAGACATCCTGCCAGGTTCAATGGCCTTTGAGGAGGGCAGCCTGAAAGCACTTGATCTAATCCATTACATCAACGGCGCTCCCACACAGGACCTGACTCTCAGTGAGAGCACCAGACTGTTGGAGCTCTACCTCGACAACCTCACACTCAAGGCCACAAG ggATGGAAAACCTGTTTCTCCCGGGCAGAAAAGTGTTTCTTTCCTTAACAACAACATAAGCCCCAATGTTTCATCCAGCATGAATG GTTTTCTTAAAGGAGAAGAGCCAAGAGATACAGAGTGTCTTGCAGCACTTTGTCCTTTAGAG GAGGAGATCATCAAGCTAGACCTGGAGAAGCTGCAGTCAGGAGGTCTGGGTTTCTCTGTGATTGGAGGGGAAAGGGGGATCTTTGTCAAGTCCATCACACCAGGAGGAATAGCAGAAACCTCGGCCAAACTGCAAGTGGGAGACAGGCTGCTGAAA GTGAATGAAGAACTAATGACCGGTGTGTCCCACACTAAAGCTGTCACCACCATCCGTAAAGCTAAAGGCCTGGTACATCTTATAGTTTCCAGACCGCCAGACCAGAACCCAAACACATACCTCGCCTATCTGCCCATCAACTCTGACAAATGCAATGGAAACACAG ATCTGAGTGAGGACAGTGGAGCGAAGACTAAGCTGTTTACTCTCCATGATGAGCTGAAATCTGGCGGCTTCCCTCCCATACCACCAATAG ACTATGAAGATGATCCACTAGGACAgaaaagagagacggagcacaGCGCAGAGCTTTCAGAGGACACAGATTGCGATGGCTCTTCTTTACCTGAAGATTCCCCTG AGAGTTCCCGGAAAGTGGAATGGCAAGAGGAGAATGTTGACGATCCAAGGAATGAAAA CTATCTGCAAATGAGTGCTGGACAGCCAGAAGAAGATGAAATCACATGGGGAAGTGATGAACTGCCTATTGAAAACATGAACTCTGAGAGTG ATGGGGCAATCATCACAGAGGATGAGCTCACCACTTTGCCCCTCGTCAAAGTGGTCCCAGATGGCCAGTACACTGGACCAAAGCTCAACACTGTGGTCCGCATGATGAGGGGGCTCCTGGAGCAGAAAGTCCCTTTGCAGGAGTTTGAA AATCTTCAGAATCTGCAGCCACTGGACGACTGTTTGATCGGTCAGACAAaggaaaacaagaagaagaatcGCTACAAGAATATTGTTCCCT TTGACACAACGCGAGTTGTGCTGGGTAAAGACGGCGGCTACATCAATGCCAACTTCATCAAGATGTCCGTTAAGGATGAGAACTATATGTACATTGCTTGTCAGGGTCCCTTACCCACCACCCTGGGTGACTTTTGGCAAATGGTCTGGGAGCAGAAGTCCAATGTGATCGCCATGATGACCCAGGAAGTAGAGGGAGGGAAAGTGAAGTGTCAGCGGTACTGGCCCGACACGCCGAGGACGGCAGAGATGGTGGACGACAGGTTACAGATCACACTGATCAAAGACCAACATCTCGACAACTTTGCCATCCGACTCATTGAAGTTAAAGATGTTCAG ACCAGTGAAATACAGCATGTAACTCATCTAAACTACACGGGATGGCCGGACCACGGGACGCCCTCACAACCCGAGCAATTGCTCACATTTATTTCATACATGAGACACGTTCATCGATCAGGGCCCATAATCACACACTGCAGTGCGGGCATCGGTCGATCAGGAACCCTCATCTGTATAGACGTGGTTCTGGGTCTCATCAGTAAAGATGCTGAT TTTGATATTTCAGATGTGGTAAGGAACatgagacttcagagacagggAATGGTCCAGACAGAG gaCCAATATATTTTCTGCTATCAAGTGATCCTCTATGTCCTCAGATGCCTTCAAGCTGAGGAGAACATCTCAGGATAG